The Candidatus Schekmanbacteria bacterium DNA window ATCAAAAAGCATCTTTACAAGAAAATATTGGGATATAATAAAAAGAATGAAAAGAAGAAGAGGTGCAAGTTTTAAGGCAAATGGGTTGACTCCAAGTATGAGAAAAAAGAAAGATGCTATAAAAGCCTCAAAACTTCCCCAATATGCTTGTCCATAAAAGTATATCGGGAAAGAACCTTGAAGGATATGCTTTGCCATAAGCCCCACAATCCCTTCATCTCCTGAGAAGGACCATGTAGGGTTTAGCAGGATAGGAATTTTAAGTATTAAAGCTATAATAAGGATAACAGTAATAGACGAGAGATCAGATAATTTGGAATAAGCGGATCTCAATAAGTTACTCCGGCAGATAACGGGATAAGTTCAAATCTTTGTGTTTTTTCATTCTTACGATACAAATAATAACTCATGGAAGGAAAGTCATTCATCAATTCTATGTTTTTCCTGCCAAGATCCCTTGCGTATATAACATCAGTATCTAATTCCGGTGAGTTATACTGGAATCCTATACTGTAATTAGTCGCCGATGTATCAATAAAAACCACTGCATTATGAATTTTAAGTTTTTCTACTGATTCATACAATTTTTTATCTACTCCAAAATAGTCAGAATATTCATTAAGAAGTTTTGGCAAAGAAAAGCTAATCATAAAAATAATGCTAATTGAGATTATTAACATTATGGCAATTTCACAAGATTCTTTGCATATATAACTTTTTTCAGCCATTTTCTCAGGGATGCATAAAACTCCTCTTGCTGTCAGCAATACAAGAAAGGGCATAGAAGAATATAAGAATCTCGGACCGAAGGTCATATAGGGGAAATAATAAAAAAAATAGAATATTAAAAGAGAGATTGAACTTAAAATAAAAAGTTTATCCCAGTGATTTCTTTTATTTTTCAAAAAGAAAAATATAAATATAAATGTTAAGGATGGGATAGGCCATTCAAAGAGATATTTATTTATGGCATAAAGGTTATTGAGAGTATTAAAAAATCCCTTGAGCGGAGTATGCTTTAAACCCTCAGAAGGGATTTCAACAAATCCAAAGAGATTGCTTTTATTTTCATAGACATTGTAGCCAAACAGCAGAGGGTTTCCGTTAGTTAAATAATTATAAGTCAAAAGAACAAAAAACATCAGTGAAAATCCCAGAGCAATTGATATGAAGGCTTTCCAAAAGTTTTTATCTCTCAGAAAAATGTACAATAAATACACCATAAAGGGAAATCCTATAGCAACAACTTCCAGCGGTCTGATATTCAGGGCAATTCCCAGAGCGAGTCCCGAAATAAATGCAGGGATAGGAGAAGAAGTTTTTATCATCTTAATAAAATACAGTACAAAAAGCAGGATAAAAAACATGGTTGATGCATGGTTCATATACTCTGAGGACATGAAGATTAGAAAGGGAGAAGCAGTGAAAAGAAGAAGGCTTAAGTTTGATGTTTTCAAATCATAAACTTCTTTGCCTATTTTATAAAGAACAATTGCTGAAATAGCCCCGAAAATTGGATTAATTAACCATGGAGCATTGAACAAAAGTCCAAGCATCAAGAAAAAGGAATGGGCCGGTGGATACTGCGAATACCATTTATTATTATCTATTATATAAAGGAAACGGAAAAAATCCTTATGAACTGGAGGTGATGTATATAAGTTGCCGGATAAAAATATTTTAGCCTGAAACAATTGGCAAATACTATCCTGAATATGGGGAATATGCTCAAAAATCAATAAAGAGATTAGGTTACTGGAAAGGAAAATAATGACTATTGACACAAGTATGATGTAACGAGATTGAAAATATTCTTTTAGAATCTTTGAAAGAAATAATGGATATTTATCTTTTGGGAACTTTGAAAGTACTATAAATAATAAAACAAGAGCAGTAGAGCCAAGAACAAATTGCTTAGGAGTTCTTTCCATCCATGAGTAAAGGTAGCTTTTATCCTTTGATAGGAAAATGCTGAATGGAAAAATAGATATAATAAAAATACAAAACGAAATCCCTTTTGTAATCATTTTTTAAATATTAGGCTTAGGTTGGCTGAGATTTATAAAATCTTACTAATAAGATTGAAATAACGTATGTAACTGCACCAAAGATTAACGCTAAAGAAAAGCCATAAATAA harbors:
- a CDS encoding glycosyltransferase family 39 protein, with the translated sequence MFQAKIFLSGNLYTSPPVHKDFFRFLYIIDNNKWYSQYPPAHSFFLMLGLLFNAPWLINPIFGAISAIVLYKIGKEVYDLKTSNLSLLLFTASPFLIFMSSEYMNHASTMFFILLFVLYFIKMIKTSSPIPAFISGLALGIALNIRPLEVVAIGFPFMVYLLYIFLRDKNFWKAFISIALGFSLMFFVLLTYNYLTNGNPLLFGYNVYENKSNLFGFVEIPSEGLKHTPLKGFFNTLNNLYAINKYLFEWPIPSLTFIFIFFFLKNKRNHWDKLFILSSISLLIFYFFYYFPYMTFGPRFLYSSMPFLVLLTARGVLCIPEKMAEKSYICKESCEIAIMLIISISIIFMISFSLPKLLNEYSDYFGVDKKLYESVEKLKIHNAVVFIDTSATNYSIGFQYNSPELDTDVIYARDLGRKNIELMNDFPSMSYYLYRKNEKTQRFELIPLSAGVTY